GTTGCTATCTCAGGAATCTCGGGTCAGTGTGGAAACAGTGTATGAAAGCAAGTTCCTCATATGCTTGGTGTGTAATTTTGGATCTTGAATAGAAAATGATCCTCCAGAGACTCTTCTACATCTAGAAACTATTACACAAATTTTTATTACAGCACATATAGTAAGTTAATATCTTATTGTGGTAATCCTGTCTTTCCTTGCAGTGAGTCATACACAGTTGCCTGGAGGACATATGGCGTGATcctaaaaataaagaagaagccTGTTACACATGCTGGGGGAGATTATCTTAATACATCTTCCTAAAAGTCACTGCCAAGAGAAAAACCCCTTCACACTGGATCCCCTTCTCTGGCTCCTTGGGGTCACATTCCCATGTTGACTCTGACTCTGGATGCCAAGGCCCCCAATGATAAATTAGAAAGtactcctttccctcctccccaaaTTTTACTCATTGCCTTACCACTTAGCAAGGCTCAACAAAGTTAAGTTCTTTATCCTAGGCATTAGTAGGAGTAATAGTCTTTTGAAGGCATTTTTTTGGAGTCTGTATCAGCTCCACTTACCATAAAATTGTGATATGGTAGAACATGACTGACCATGTTTTGCATTGCATCTGCCTTGGCCACTTTTACATCTTGAATGTTTTGAGAAATCACAGACATTACAGGTCAGACCTGTATTTGTTGAGTAAGGAGAGAATAGGATATTTAGGATGAACTGTAAGGCTATGGGAACGAGTGAGTATAAGATCAAAGAGAGGCTTCAGTGTTACACATAGAATATACTGTCCATTTACTCCATCagtaaaaccctgatattaacccacacacctatgaacaccttaattttgacaaagatgcttaATCTATACAATGCCTGTTTGTTCACTTATAAGTAATAATTATTGAAAGCATATGGAAAGATGTGCGCAGGTTAGAGGCAAACACAGTGCAAAATTTTATGTCAGGGTCTTGAACATTCATGGATTTTGGTATCAGGAGTAGATCTGGAGCGAGTTCCCTTTTATAATACAGTGAGATGGCTAAACACTACACATAATCTGCACTTCGATTTCTTTTTTAACAATATATGATGCAAGCAAAATATTCCATTGTAGCTTGTAGCATGCTTTAATTAATAAATTCcttatatacatttatttctacttttttatattactttccACAGTAAACAATCCTGAATGCTATTCATTACAATATAATGAGTTTGTTAGTATATAATTTCATTTGCATGTGATTATATATCGAAGATGATTTCATATAATCAGAATTGCtggataaaaaataaactatcatTTTGACAGATTTGAAAGATGcactttaaatgaaatgaaactatTTATACTCTTGCTATCAATTTTTAGGAAATTCTTATCTCACTACATCCAGGACACTGTAGCATGTTATTTAGTTTCTAAATGCTGACAATCTGATAGGTTCTTTTAATATTACTTCTCTTTGCTATATAAGGAGTGACACTGagcacatttttatatatttaatagttATTTGTAGTTACTGTGGTAAACTTTTGATGTCTTGGACTTATTTTTCCATTAGATTATTagtgtatttaaaatttttttattgtaaGTCATTGTATGTTAGGGACATTAGGCATTTGTTCATGACATGAATTGATTTTTTGCTTTTTACTATGAggatttttttgatttttctttctttatattattttttgagattataatataattacttcCTTTTCCACCTTTGAGCTCTCCCATATggccctccttgctctctttcaaattcatgtgtTCTTTCTTTTAGGAACTTTTGGGTTTTGAGTTATAGTTAGAAAGGTCTTTCCCAAATTGATAAAAGAATAATCCTACATTTCTCTAATATTTTATGGTTTAACATTTCTTAATGGTAAAAGGGGAAAATAGAAACACCATTGTACCTTGAATACATTTAATCAGTAGAAATCCTGGGAATTAgtcattaattttcatttagtCATGAGGGAGAGCTATGTGTTAAGGCTGACTTTGAAGCAGAGTGTGCATTCACTGGTGTAAGATGGAGACTCAgcagagagatctgcctgaggAGGAAGGCTCACTATTTTCAGCTATAAATGGTAAGTGGAGCCTTGGAAGTGGGAGGGGATCTGTGTGAGTAGTATTGAGCTTTGTGAGCAGAGGTTAATCAGGTAAAGAAAGATTCTTTCTGACTGAACACCTGCAAAATACATGGAGGAGAAATAATGAgacaaagaaaggggaaggaaaagggtGTTGTGCAGGGCACAGCATAATAATGTTTCAAGAGAGggggaaataaaatggaaaccgatgaataaaatctcaaaaactgGAGGTCTGAAAATTGCTGTCCTGTTTCTCTACagttcctctcttttcttcttgattAGTATGTCACATGATCTCTCTAATGCTTAGAACCTCAGTCTTCAGATTTGAGCTGCGACATCTGAGTGTGACTGGAGGACAGTGGTTTGTTTAGATAATAGCACCTGAACACCTCCCTCCACTCCCACGGTGGAAACTCACCCTCCACGAACCAGAGAAAAGATAAGGTCACGATGAGCAGTGTGCAGATTTTTGTTGCTAGATTCATGTTGGTGGATTATAGATGGTGGCTTGAGGTACAGTAAAGGATGGCCACTCGGTCCTTTTATATAACTGGAGAACAGGAAGAAACCTCCAACATCGGCACAAGGAGGAAAtgcccttttctttttcaaaaagccAGATATATGATAATGTGGGAAGCACAGGCTGCCCAGCTGGCTAGCTACAGTTGAGTCTGATAGCTTCCCTCCCTTATCTCATCTCTTGTGCGTGCAAGTGTGTGAGGTGTAGTTTTCTGGTCCTTCAGAGACCTCTCTATATACTAAGTGGGAAATGTCTGCTCATCCCAGGATTCAGAAATTTCAAAGGCTTCCAGAGAAGGAACATGGAGCATGAAGGTTTCCTGACAGCTTATTCCAGTGTTGGAACTTTCTCCAGTTTGAGTCATAGGAAAGGGGAGTCTTTGAACCTAAAGGTCAACACACAACTACCTAACTCCTGCCTTCAAACATCTCCATCTCCCCACTTAGAGAGTTCTAGTGCTCATCATGCTGAAAGTCTGGGGTATCTGGAAGCCTGGGGTATCTACTGGAAGTCTGGGGT
This genomic stretch from Cricetulus griseus strain 17A/GY chromosome 4, alternate assembly CriGri-PICRH-1.0, whole genome shotgun sequence harbors:
- the Pate4 gene encoding prostate and testis expressed protein 4; this encodes MNLATKICTLLIVTLSFLWFVEGLTCNVCDFSKHSRCKSGQGRCNAKHGQSCSTISQFYGSRHMSSRQLCMTHCKERQDYHNKILTYYMCCNKNLCNSF